A region of Ornithorhynchus anatinus isolate Pmale09 chromosome 5, mOrnAna1.pri.v4, whole genome shotgun sequence DNA encodes the following proteins:
- the LOC114812091 gene encoding phospholipase A2 inhibitor and Ly6/PLAUR domain-containing protein-like, translating to MVPLLALSLLVSLAGPAWSLSCFNCSVIGSGNCSGNTNLIPCGNNAGSCLTLLSWVREGHLPLLLNEKRCNADDRLCDGHFSLAAGSFLLNLNTSCCRSDRCNEPEIELQPSVTKLSGFRCPSCFARHADTCSPDSFIACTSPQEYCIRFEVTTAEPGGEKLRLAFSGCASRALCSGGAAALFAAHPGQRSRRFSTPGTPV from the exons ATGGTACCGCTGCTGGCCCTCAGCCTCCTGGTCTCCCTGGCCGGGCCgg cCTGGTCCCTCTCCTGCTTCAACTGCTCCGTGATTGGCAGCGGGAATTGCTCCGGGAACACGAACTTGATTCCATGCGGGAATAACGCCGGCAGCTGCCTCACCCTCCTCAGCTGGGTGCGCGAGG GCCACCTGCCCCTGCTGCTGAACGAGAAGAGGTGTAACGCCGACGACCGACTGTGCGACGGCCACTTCTCCCTGGCGGCCGGTTCCTTCCTCCTCAACCTCAACACTTCGTGCTGCCGCTCCGATCGATGCAACGAGCCCGAGATCGAGC TCCAACCCTCGGTGACCAAGCTCAGCGGATTCCGGTGCCCGTCTTGTTTCGCTCGCCACGCGGACACCTGCTCCCCCGACTCGTTCATCGCCTGCACCAGTCCTCAGGAGTACTGCATCCGATTCGAGGTTACCACCGCAGAGCCCG GCGGCGAGAAGCTCCGCCTGGCCTTCAGCGGCTGCGCCTCCCGGGCCCTGTGCTCCGGGGGGGCCGCCGCCCTGTTCGCCGCCCACCCGGGCCAGCGG tcacgccgcttctccacacCTGGcacccccgtttag
- the LOC100682109 gene encoding phospholipase A2 inhibitor and Ly6/PLAUR domain-containing protein codes for MPAPLLLSRSPRPPGPVLLSLLALCLLLSPGHPLSCEVCKGSGPSCSGKLKTCEGGKDGCVVIVGETVTGGRKSLDTFKSCVKFSDCHSGFISTTMGPRDYLVSNARCCQNDGCNRGTLSAPTNNRTENGLRCPGCMVPFQDSCPGKEMARCVGLETHCIYFSGTVQAGIINTKFASRGCATESACQVRESVDVPSATYTYRLKRADCEPAPRPPGRAEK; via the exons ATGCCAGCTCCTCTGCTACTCTCCCGGTCCCCCAGGCCACCTGGCCCGGTCCTGTTGAGCCTGCTGGCGCTCTGCCTCCTGCTGTCCCCGG gccACCCGCTGAGCTGCGAGGTCTGTAAGGGCTCCGGGCCTTCCTGCTCCGGGAAGCTCAAAACCTGCGAGGGCGGGAAAGACGGCTGCGTGGTCATCGTGGGAGAAACCGTGACAG GTGGCCGGAAATCTCTGGACACGTTCAAGTCCTGCGTCAAGTTCAGCGACTGCCACTCGGGCTTCATCTCGACCACCATGGGACCCCGGGATTACCTGGTCTCTAACGCCCGGTGCTGTCAGAACGACGGCTGTAATCGCGGGACCCTCTCCG CGCCCACCAACAACCGGACGGAGAACGGACTCAGGTGTCCGGGCTGCATGGTCCCCTTCCAGGACAGCTGCCCGGGGAAGGAGATGGCGCGTTGCGTCGGCCTGGAGACTCACTGCATCTACTTCTCCGGGACCGTGCAGGCCG GCATCATCAACACCAAGTTCGCGTCGCGGGGCTGTGCCACGGAAAGTGCGTGCCAAGTGCGGGAGAGCGTGGACGTGCCTTCGGCCACCTACACCTACCGCCTCAAACGGGCGGACTGCGAACCTGCGCCGcgacccccgggccgggcggagaAATGA
- the XRCC1 gene encoding DNA repair protein XRCC1: protein MPEIRLRHVVSCSSQDPTHSAENLLKADTYRKWRAGKAGEKQISVILQFEKEEQIHSLDIGNDGSAFVEVLAGRSAGDGEQDYEVLLVTSSFMSPSESRSNSNPNRVRLFGPDKLVRTVAEKRWDRVKLVCSQPYSKDAAYGLSFVRFHSPPDKEETGAPSPRLTKLGQFLVKEEDGGGGSLRPGALFFSRVGKTSPGPAGGQPGPSYAAATLQATEPTPTPSPPPPVTKPPPSSSSSSSSNKEPATGKRKLEPSREEPGGPRKPPTPPARTTPSAPKKARAAPPPAAEVPPVPPAAGGKASGERRGPPGRPRGGGAELGQVLAGVVVVLSGFQNPFRSELRDKALEMGAKYRPDWTADSTHLICAFANTPKYSAVLSRGGRIVRKEWVLDCHRTRRRLPCRRYLMAGPRSSSEEEEEEEEEEEEEDGSSEEEAPRAPRKRPQANHQPQPRPARAGSPPGPQTPEETQSAPSARDGDTGSEGEQSDGRDDGAEDSGDTEDELRRVAELRSRKRPPEEVKNGEDPYGGSTDENTDNEETETPDLPIPQLPDFFQGKHFFLYGEFPGQERRLLVRYVTAFNGELEDYMSEKVQFVITAQDWDPSFEEALADNPSLAFVRPRWIYSCNERQKLLPHQLYGVVPQV from the exons atgcCGGAGATCCGCCTCCGACACGTGGTGTCCTGCAGCAGCCAGGACCCG actcactcgGCAGAGAACCTGCTGAAGGCCGATACCTACCGCAAGTGGAGGGCGGGGAAAGCCGGGGAGAAGCAGATCTCCGTCATCCTGCAG tttgagaaggaggagcagattcACAGCCTCGACATCGGCAACGATGGATCGGCGTTCGTGGAGGTGCTGGCGGGCCGATCCGCCGGGGACGGCGAGCAGGACTACGAG GTCCTGCTGGTCACCTCGTCCTTCATGTCGCCCTCCGAGAGCCGCAGCAACTCCAACCCCAACCGGGTCCGGCTGTTCGGCCCCGACAAGCTGGTCCGGACCGTGGCCGAGAAACGCTGGGACCGGGTCAAGCTGGTGTGTAGCCAGCCCTACAGCAag GACGCTGCCTACGGACTCTCCTTTGTGCGCTTCCACAGCCCCCCCGACAAGGAGGAGACGGGGGCCCCGAGTCCG AGGCTGACCAAGCTGGGCCAGTTCCTGGTCAAGGAGGAAGATGGCGGGGGCGGCTCCCTGCGCCCCGGGGCCCTGTTCTTCAGCAGGGTCGGGAAGACCTCTCCAG gccccgccgGCGGCCAGCCGGGCCCCAGCTATGCAGCCGCCACTCTCCAGGCTACGGAGCCCACCCCgaccccgtctcccccgccccctgtcACCAAGCCTcctcccagcagcagcagcagcagcagcagcaacaag GAGCCTGCCACCGGCAAGAGGAAGCTGGAGCCGAGCAGAGAGGAGCCCGGGGGACCCAGGaaacccccgacccccccagctCGTACCACACCCTCGGCCCCCAAGAAAGCTAGAG CCGCCCCTCCTCCGGCGGCCGAGGTGCCCCCGGTGCCCCCGGCGGCCGGGGGCAAGGcctcgggagagaggagggggccgccggggaggccccggggcggCGGCGCGGAGCTGGGGCAGGTCCtggcgggggtggtggtggtacTGAGTGGCTTCCAGAACCCGTTCCGCTCCGAGCTGCGGGACAAGGCGCTGGAGATGGGCGCCAAGTACCGGCCCGACTGGACCGCCGACAGCACCCACCTCAT CTGTGCCTTCGCCAACACCCCCAAGTACAGCGCGGTGCTGAGCCGGGGCGGGCGGATCGTGCGCAAGGAGTGGGTGCTGGACTGCCATCGGACCCGGCGACGGCTGCCCTGCCGGCG GTACCTCATGGCAGGACCCAGATCCagcagtgaggaggaagaggaggaggaggaggaggaggaggaggaggatggcagcAGCGAGGAAGAGGCACCTCGGGCTCCCCGCAAG CGGCCCCAGGCCAAccaccagccccagccccggccggcGAGAGCCGGTTCTCCCCCCGGGCCCCAAACCCCAGAGGAGACCCAGTCGGCCCCTTCTGCCCGGGACGGGGACACGGGTTCTGAGGGCGAGCAGTCAG ACGGACGGGACGACGGGGCGGAGGATTCGGGGGACACCGAAGACGAGCTGAGAAG GGTGGCAGAACTGAGGAGTCGGAAGAGGCCCCCAGAGGAGGTCAAGAACGGTGAAGACCCCTACGGGGGCTCAACCGACGAGAACACAGACAACGAGGAGACGGAGACCCCTGACCTGcccatcccccaactcccag ACTTTTTCCAGGGCAAACATTTCTTCCTCTACGGAGAATTTCCAGGCCAGGAGCGAAGACTACTGGTCCGCTACGTCACAGCCTTCAACGG GGAGCTGGAGGACTATATGAGTGAGAAGGTGCAGTTCGTAATCACGGCTCAGGACTGGGACCCCAGCTTTGAAGAG GCCCTGGCCGACAACCCCTCCCTGGCCTTCGTCCGGCCCCGCTGGATCTACAGCTGCAACGAGCGCCAGAAGCTGCTGCCCCATCAGCTCTACGGGGTGGTGCCCCAGGTCTGA
- the ZNF575 gene encoding zinc finger protein 575, producing the protein MLERGDQAAGGSGRTPVDKDPGLTNGGASRKAKPKRSRPPESGPAGGRGPGPAPPSRARRPPPPQRPHRCPDCDKSFSYPSKLATHRLAHGGQRPHPCPECPKSFSYPSKLAAHRLTHSGHRPFPCPDCPKAFGHRSKLAAHRWTHSPARPYPCPDCPKSFCYPSKLAAHRHTHAGGARPYPCPLCPKSFCYPSKLAAHQQRHGAAAGAAGPSPAPPAPAAREAAAPHRCPACGQGFGQRRLLALHQRSHRGEAKAGKGAKAERA; encoded by the exons ATGCTGGAGCGAGGAGACCAGGCGGCCGGCGGCAGCGGGAGGACCCCCGTGGACAAGGACCCCGGCCTGACCAACGGAGGGG CCTCCCGTAAAGCCAAGCCGAAGCGGAGCCGGCCCCCCGAGtccgggccggcgggcgggcgggggccggggccggcgccgCCCTCgcgcgcccgccgcccgccgcccccccagcGTCCCCACCGCTGCCCGGACTGCGACAAGAGCTTCTCCTACCCGTCCAAGCTGGCCACGCACCGGCTGGCCCACGGCGGCCAGCGGCCCCACCCGTGCCCCGAGTGCCCCAAGTCCTTCTCCTACCCCTCCAAGCTGGCCGCCCACCGCCTCACCCACAGCGGGCACCGTCCCTTCCCCTGCCCGGACTGTCCCAAGGCCTTCGGCCACCGCTCCAAGCTGGCGGCCCACCGCTGGACCcactccccggcccgcccctacCCCTGCCCCGACTGCCCCAAGTCCTTCTGCTACCCGTCCAAGCTGGCCGCCCACCGCCACACCCACGCCGGGGGCGCCCGCCCCTACCCCTGCCCGCTCTGCCCCAAGTCCTTCTGCTACCCGTCCAAGCTGGCCGCCCACCAGCAGCGGCACGGGGCGGCCGCCGGCGCCGCCGGCCCCTCGCCGGCCCCCCCGGCGCCCGCGGCCCGGGAGGCGGCCGCCCCGCACCGCTGCCCCGCCTGCGGCCAGGGCTTCGGCCAGAGGCGGCTCCTGGCCCTGCACCAGAGGAGCCACCGTGGCGAGGCCAAGGCGGGCAAAGGAGCCAAGGCGGAGCGGGCCTGA
- the IRGQ gene encoding immunity-related GTPase family Q protein, which produces MTTPRGDVTALFLGPPGSGKSELIRALRWSDTGEPVPKPDAGVPVLFPAGPGLFLGELSCPPAAPGPWAAEADVLVLVLPRAGGGPGPELAEAGRAALARGVPVLAVLTRIPGPGEEEPERARARGELVAAGLDSVPLFLVAGPEPHGAQWAALRAALEREVAALERLLPPAQEGFEVLGEEELAAVREAFEAGGLEAVLSWVRASLERLGSAQVDLGVAGEGAGAVLDALRGLGEGDEGAAPAEPPPRPLPYPAPDHPNVVLWALPAGPPEDARPRCHAVVLVSPGPLGPEEAARGRALSQAGTPCFHVRTDGAGPGAGGGQEGPDDESWVVLGGEDPEPPPPAFPLRPGGLPGLQEALRRALAPAQGAALLLALPPASPAGARAKAEALRGEAWRPALLASLAATAPVPGLGWACDVALLRGQLAEYRRELGLEPGALARRERALGLPPGTLAALARSALSHGATREAVEERLRGWAGEGRAGGVLLGALGFLFPVGGAVATGGLGYRAAHGVLSQGLAELQADAEAVLGADPGPPEA; this is translated from the exons ATGACGACCCCCCGCGGGGACGTGACCGCCCTGTTCCTGGGACCCCCGGGCTCGGGGAAGTCGGAGCTGATCCGGGCCCTGCGCTGGTCCGACACGGGGGAGCCGGTCCCCAAGCCGGACGCCGGGGTCCCGGTCCTCttccccgccggcccgggcctGTTCCTGGGCGAGCTGAGctgtccccccgccgcccccggcccctgggcAGCCGAGGCTGACGTGCTGGTCCTGGTGCTGccccgggccggaggggggccggggccggagctggCCGAGGCCGGGAGGGCGGCCCTGGCCCGGGGGGTCCCGGTGCTGGCGGTGCTGACCCGcatcccggggccgggggaggaggagccggagcgggcccgggcccgagggGAGCTGGTCGCCGCCGGCCTGGACTCCGTCCCCCTGTTCCTCGTGGCCGGGCCCGAGCCCCACGGAGCCCAGTGGGCAGCGCTGCGGGCGGCGCTGGAGCGAGAAGTGGCCGCCCTGGAGAG GCTGCTCCCTCCAGCCCAGGAGGGCTTCGAGGTGCTGGGCGAAGAGGAGCTGGCGGCCGTCCGGGAGGCCTTCGAGGCCGGAGGCCTAGAGGCCGTGCTGTCCTGGGTCCGCGCCAGCCTGGAGCGTCTGGGGAGCGCCCAGGTGGACCTGGGGGTGGcgggcgagggggccggggccgtgcTCGATGCCctgcggggcctgggggagggagacgaaggggccgccccggccgagcccccgccccggccgctcccCTACCCGGCCCCCGACCACCCGAACGTGGTGCTGTGGGCGctgccggccgggccccccgagGACGCCCGCCCGCGCTGCCACGCCGTGGTCCTCGtgtcccccggccccctggggCCAGAAGAGGCGGCTCGGGGGCGGGCGCTGAGCCAGGCGGGCACCCCCTGCTTCCACGTGCGGACAgacggggcgggcccgggggcgggcggcgggcaggAGGGCCCCGATGACGAGAGCTGGGTGGTCCTGGGCGGGGAGGACCCCGAGCCGCCCCCTCCGGCCTTCCCCCTGCGGCCCGGAGGTCTGCCcggcctccaggaggccctccggCGGGCTCTCGCCCCGGCCCAGGGGGCCGCCCTGCTCCtggccctgcctccggcctcccccgccggggcccgAGCCAAAGCGGAAGCCCTGAGAGGGGAGGCCTGGCGGCCGGCCCTGCTGGCCAGCCTGGCCGCCACGGCCCCCGtgccggggctgggctgggcctgcGACGTGGCTCTGCTGAGGGGTCAGCTGGCCGAGTACCGCCGGGAGCTGGGCCTGGAGCCGGGGGCCCTGGCCCGCAGGGAGCGAGCGCTGGGGCTGCCCCCGGGAACCCTGGCCGCCCTGGCACGCTCCGCCCTGTCCCACGGCGCCACCCGcgaggcggtggaggagcggcTGAGGGGCTGGGCGGGCGAGGGCCGCGCCGGGGGGGTCCTGCTGGGGGCCCTGGGCTTCCTGTTCCCCGTGGGCGGGGCGGTGGCCACCGGGGGCCTGGGCTACCGGGCCGCCCACGGGGTCCTGAGTCAGGGCCTGGCCGAGCTGCAGGCCGACGCCGAGGCGGTGCTGGGGGCCGACCCGGGGCCCCCGGAGGCCTGA